A region from the Metopolophium dirhodum isolate CAU chromosome 9, ASM1992520v1, whole genome shotgun sequence genome encodes:
- the LOC132952457 gene encoding glutathione S-transferase 1-1-like produces MSLETSHNLGQGFLKYYCRTELNLYYTPGSPPCRSVLLTAKALGLELNLKTVDLFNNEHMKPEFLKLNPQHSIPTLQIGEFVMWESRAIIVYLVQAYGEGDNPLFPKDKKKQARINQTMQFDLGTLYPVFQQQYYPWLFNKQLKTKDKEQKLHNALGFLETFLGSNDWVAGDSMTLADMALVASISTFEVAGVDLKSHEKVSKWLQRCKTTMKGYKDANQNGVERFKTLVDNKLANSVAQKEQGIDVGEIQEHDIVLVTNYEVLKATKILIRAAIGEEYSEMLNQLKTAMEAIIN; encoded by the exons ATGTCACTTGAAACGTCACATAATCTAGGTCAAGGATTCc ttaaatattattgtagaactGAGTTGAACTTGTACTACACTCCTGGCAGCCCGCCATGCAGATCCGTTTTGCTGACTGCCAAAGCTTTGGGTTtggaattaaatttgaaaactgtAGATCTCTTCAATAATGAACACATGAAACCAGAATTCCTTAAG CTAAATCCTCAACATAGTATACCAACACTACAGATTGGTGAATTTGTTATGTGGGAGAG CCGTGCAATTATTGTGTACTTGGTTCAAGCTTATGGAGAAGGCGATAATCCGCTGTTCCCCAAGGACAAGAAAAAGCAAGCGCGGATCAACCAAACTATGCAGTTTGACTTGGGCACCTTATACCCAGTTTTTCAACAGCAATAC taCCCGTGGCTTTTTAATAAGCAACTGAAAACCAAAGACAAAGAGCAGAAACTCCACAACGCGCTCGGGTTTTTGGAAACCTTTTTGGGATCTAACGATTGGGTTGCTGGTGATTCAATGACTTTGGCCGATATGGCTTTGGTCGCTTCCATTTCGACCTTTGAG GTTGCCGGTGTTGACTTGAAGAGTCACGAAAAAGTCTCTAAATGGCTTCAAAGGTGCAAGACTACAATGAAGGGATACAAAGATGCCAATCAAAATGGAGTAGAACGATTCAAAACCTTGGTAGACAACAAATTAGCTAACTCAGTTGCACAAAAGGAACAGGGAATTGATGTTGGAGAAATTCAGGAACATGATATAGTACTTGTTACCAATTATGAAGTATTGAAAgcgactaaaatattaataagagcTGCAATAGGCGAAGAATACTCTGAAATGTTAAATCAATTAAAGACAGCCATGGAGgccataataaattaa